AGAATTAAATATTTCTAATTCATCATCAGATAATTTATATTTATTTTTTTCAATAACACGTTCAAGTGTTTCAAGTGTCCTGCATTTTCTGAGACGCATTAAATAATCTATCTTTTTCATTGTAACCTTTTATATAAAGTTTATTAGAGTATGTTACGTTGCAAGTATTTTATAACGAAATATATAATCACCAGTTATTTTTTTAATTTAATGAATTTATTTATTATATAAATTCAGTATTTTGAGTATTTTGCTGAATTGAATAATTTTTACATATATATATTAAATATGCAATATTTTAAATATAGAAAATTTTTGTATTAGAACGTATGAAAAAAATTTTAGTACTATCATATTTTTATTTTAAAGTATTAATTTTACATATTTATATAATATAGACTATATTTTGTAGTATAAAAGATATATAGTATTTTAGTAAAATAGAGTTTTATTACGTTTTTTAAATCTCATTTTAGCACGTTATTATGATTTTTACGTAAATATTAATATAATATATAATATCTTAATTAAATTTTGTTCATTTAAATAATTTTATGAAGTGAAGTATGTAGAATATATATCTGTGATATTTGCATTTTAGGTATTAAATTATGAATGTTATAAATCAACGTTTAATGGTTATTAAACAAAGTATTAGATCCATTCCTAATTATCCAAAACCAGGTATTTTATTTCGAGATATCACTGGATTATTAGAAAACCCTTCTGCATATTCAGATAGTATAATGTTATTAGCACATTATTATCGTAGTCATAATTTTACTAAGATTGTTGGTATTGAAGCACGAGGTTTTTTGTTTAGTGCACCTGTAGCATTGATATTAAAATTAGGTTGTGTATTAGCTCGTAAGCCGGGTAAATTACCATTTAGCACTATTAGTGAAAAGTATTTTTTAGAATATGGTACAGGTCAACTTGAGATGCATAAAAATTCTATTTACCCTGGAGATAAAGTCTTAGTTATAGATGATGTATTAGCAACTGGAGGTACAGTCGAAGCCACAGTAAAAATGGTACGTCGATTGGGTGGAGAGGTGCAAGATGCTGCTTTTTTAATAAATTTAAAAGATTTTGGTGGAGAAACATTGTTGGCTAATATTGGTATAAAATGTTATAGTCTACTCATTTTTTTATTAATTATCATTATTAGTTAGTATATTATTATTGATTAATGTTTAACTTAGTTATTATTTATTGTTTTTTTGATTTAAGCATAAGTAGATGTTAGAATGACAATTATTTATTGATATTTGTCATATAGATATGAGTTATCAAGTTCTTGCTCGTAAGTGGCGTCCGCAAGTATTTACGGATGTTATTGGTCAACAACATGTTATAAAAACAATAACTAATAGTTTTTTGTTAGGCAAAATGCATCATGCTTATTTATTTTCTGGTGTGCGAGGAATAGGTAAGACAACCATTGCACGTTTGTTTGCAAAAGGATTGAGTTGTACAAAAGGTATTACCATTAATCCTTGTAGAGAATGTAAAAATTGTTGTGATATTGAGCGTGGATGTTTTATTGATTTAATTGAAGTAGATGCTGCCACTCGTACTAAAGTTGAAGATATACGTGATTTATTAAGTAATATTCAGTATATGCCAGTGTGTGGAAAATTTAAAATATACCTAATAGATGAGGTGCATATGTTATCTCGTCACAGTTTTAATGCATTATTGAAAATTTTAGAGGAACCGCCTGAACATATTAAGTTTATTTTACTTACTACGGAAAAACATAAATTGCCTGTTACTGTGTTATCTCGTTGTCTTCAGTTGCATTTAAAAGCATTAGATGTTATTCAAATTTGTGATTATTTAATGTTTATTTTAAAGCAAGAAGGTATTGAATATGATTCAGATGTATTGCGATTGTTATCATGTGCTGCGAATGGTAGTGTACGTGATGCATTAACTTTAGTTGATCAAGCTATTGTTTTAGGAATGAATAAAATTACTTCTGATGTAACTAGACAAATGTTTGGTTTATTAAATTCAGAGCAGCCCATACTGCTTCTTGAATCGTTAATTTATGCTGACAGTCAATTATTAATGAAACAAATAGCAGAATGTGCAGAATTAGGAGTAGATTGGGAATTTCTTTTAATAGAACTACTGTCTTTATTACAAAAATTAGCTGTAGACCAAATATTATCTACTAAAGTTAATGGTATTGAAGGAGAATTAAAGGTATTACAGCGTTTACGTTTATTAAATAATTATCTTGCCCCATCGGATTTACAATTGTTATATCAAATTTTATTGGTTGGTCGTCAAGAATTACCGTTTGCTCCAAATTACCGTATGGGTTTTGAAATGACATTGTTACGTGCTTTAGCATTTCATCCTTTAATAAGTAAGGACTTAGTTAAAGAAACTTCAATATCCTTTGTTAATAAAGTGGAGTGTGATATGTCGTATAAAGATAATATAGTAAATTGTAATGAAAAAATGGGTGCTATGGGTGATAATTTAGCAAATGCGATTACAGAAAAATCTTTACCTAGTAACAAATTAATGTTGCCAGAATTGTTTGATTCTAAAGATATATTATCATCAGCTGCAACTGATAACATTTTATCAGAAGATATGGTACAATTATTGCAAGCTCGTGCAGCTTTAACTAAATTGCAAAATATGAAAAAACATGAACAACATTTACAATCATTTTCAGATAGTTGCCGTAAATCTATAACGTCTATATTAGGAAGGTTTGCGGATATTAATAAACGCGCAATGGAAAGTTCGAATACAAATGTACAAACAAAATGCGAAAGATCTTTAATAAAATCAGATGTGAATAATGTGTGTTCTATACAAATCAAGAGCCATGTTTATGATAAAAAAACATTAGTAGACTTAATGCAGGAAGTTATTACTCAAGATGATTGGTCAGCACAGATAAATAAATTATTTTTATCTGATTTAGCTAGACAACTTGCTATACATTCGTGGAAAGAAAATTTGGATTCAAATGTAGTATGTTTACATTTACGATCAGATTTTTATCATTTAAATTCCGAAGTGATACGAAATGAATTACAGGAAGCATTAAGTAATAATTTGAATACAGTTATTGAGTTAATAATAAAAATTGACAACGATACATCCTTTAGAACTCCATTTGAGTGGTGTCAATATGTTAATAATAAACAAAAAGCCTTAAAAAATAAAGATATAATTATTCAGGATATGAAAATTAAAAAGATACAGAAAGTTTTTGATGCTGAATTAGAAGATGTTAATAATTAGTATATTTTGTTTATATATTTTAATGTATTTATAATTATTTTAATTTAATGATTAGTTTTTATATTTTTACATATTGTATATTTTTACATTTATATAAAATGTGAGAGGTTTTGTAATTATGTACAAAATAATTTGTATTTATTTTTGATAAATTGCTTAAGGTATATAAATGCGTATTGTTTTATTAGGTCCACCTGGTTCTGGTAAAGGAACTCAATCTGAATTCCTTGCAAATAGATATAACATTCCGCAAATTTCTATTGGAAAGATTTTACGTAATATAATTCAAAAAAAATTATATTTCAGTACGTCAATTAAAAAATTTATGGAATCCGGAGAATTAGTACCTGATCATTTAGTAATTGATATAATCAATAATTATATTTGTCAATATAATTATTATGAAAAATTTGTACTTGATGGTTTTCCCCGTACTTTATATCAGGCTCTTACCATGAAAAATAAAGGGATAATAGTTGATGTAGTTGTAGAGTTAGTTTTATCAGATGCATCAGTTATTGAACGTATTGTAGGCCGAAGAACACATATATCTTCTGGTCGTATTTATCATATTAAGTTTAATCCACCAAAAGATGATAATTATGATGATTATACTGGAGAAAAATTAATTATTAGAGAAGATGATCAAGAAGATATTGCATTTAAACGTTTAGAATCATACCGCAAAAATACTCTTCCTGTAATTAAATATTATTCTCAAGAAGCACAAGCAGGTAATTTACACTATTTTAGTATCAATGGAGGGTGTAAAATAAGCGATATTCATAGAAAATTAATTAAAATTATTGATGCATGTAATTAATATTACATATTGAATAATATAGTATATTTATTTTACAATGTGTTGTATTTACATGCATGGTTACTTTACATAAGTTATATGTGATTGTTTTTTACAGTACATTATATTTGTTTGTTTATAGATATGTCCACAATATGGACATGCCATTGTAATGGTCAATATGTAATTTGATTTTAAAAAAGATATCTTAATTAAATTTTATTAAAGACAGACCGAATTTATTTATTTCAATTATTGATCCATATTTATACCAGGCACCTAAATTTACACGATAAAATATTCCCAAATTATTATTAATTAATGTATGAATTGCAGCTTTATGTGTATGACCATGTATCAATATGTTGGCTTTATATTGTGATAGTAAGTGTAACATTGATTGTATATTAATACATATATTTTTTTTAGATTTTTTATTATTACTTTGTGAACTTTTATTACGTATTAAATTAACAATATAAGTTCTTATTGATAGAGGTAAAGTTAGAAATAATTTTTTTAACCACAATTTACGTATTATGTATTTAAAGTACTGATAATTTTTATCATTTACGCAAAAGCGGTCTCCATGTGAGATAATAATTCGATTTCCTGATACTTCTAAAATATAAGGTTCTTGTAATAAAGTCATACCACATAAATTCGCATAACGTTGTCCTAATAGAAAATCTCGATTTCCATGGATAAAATAGCATGGAACGAGTTTTTTTTTTAATTTTTTGATTTCTTGTGCTATTTTTTTATACATTGGATTAGGATCATCATCTCCAATCCAACATTCGAACAGATCGCCAAGAATGTATAATTCATCAGCATATATTGCTTTATTGTGTAAAAAATTTAAAAAATTGTCAGTAATATTTGGTTTTTTAACAGATAGATGAATATCAGCAATAAATAATACAGACATTTTGATTATCTACATATTTTATGTTAATTATTTTTAAATATTAATGGATTGATTATATAATAATTAATTTTAGTAAGTGACATTAATTTAATTAGTATTGTATTTATTTGTTACATAAATGTTCATTGTATTATGTAAAATAATATTTTGTCAAATTTTGGTTATATTTTAAATATTTATTAAAATAAAAGTAGTTATATTATTTTAAATAATAAAAAAATGTAGATTTTATATATTATATTTTTGTGATAAAATTTTTATGGATTATAAGATATGTAATTTTTATTTGATTGATATAAATAGTAAATTATATGCTTAAAATATTTAATACTTTGACAGGTAAAAAAGAAAAATTTATACCCATTTGCTCTAATCAAGTTAATATCTATGTATGTGGAGTGACTGTTTATGATTTATGTCATATTGGTCATGGACGCACTTTTATAGTTTTTGATATGATAGTACGTTATTTGCGTTTTTCTGGATATAAAGTAAATTATATACGTAATATTACTGATATTGATGATAAAATAATTCGTCATGCTTATAATAATAATGAAACATGTCAAGATTTGACTAATCGTATGATTAATGCGATGCATCATGATTTTGATTCTTTAAATATATTAAGGCCAAATCATGAGCCACGTGTCACTTGCTATATTAATAATATTATTGAATTTATTTGTAATCTTTTTGCAAAAGGACACGCATATGTTTCTTGTCGTGGTGATGTAATGTTTGATGTGAGCAGTTTTAAGAATTATGGTATTTTATCTTCTAATAAATTTGCTATGAAGGAAATTAATGTATGCATGCAATCGACAAATATAGATAAAAAACGTAATGCAATGGATTTCGTTTTATGGAAGATGTCTAAAAAGGACGAACCTAAATGGTATTCCCCATGGGGCAGCGGTCGTCCTGGATGGCATATTGAATGTTCGACGATGCATTATATTTTTTTAGGTAAAAAAATTGATATTCATGGTGGTGGATCAGATTTAAAATTTCCTCATCATGAAAATGAATTAGCTCAATCAATGTGTGCTCACGATGGTTTTTATGTTAATGTGTGGGTGCATTCAGGCATGATAGTTGTTAATCAAAAGAAAATGTCTAAATCTTTTAATAATTTTTTAACTATACGTGATTTATTAAAATTGTATGATCCTGAAACAGTTAGATTTTTTTTGTTATCGACTCATTATCGTAAATTGGTTCAATATGATATAAATAGTTTTAGACGAGCGCGTTTAGTATTACAAAAATTGTATATAGCTTTACGTGATACGGATATAAATGCTGTACCATACGGTGGAGAAAATTTTGTATCAGAATTTGTTTCTAAAATGAATGATGATTTTAATATTCCTGGAGTTTATTCAGTTTTGTTTAATATTGCACATGAAATAAATTGTTTGAAAATTAAACGTTCGCCAAATATACATGGTATGGCAGCCACATTGCGTTATTTAGGGAATATATTGGGTTTATTATATTATGATTCAGAATATTTTTTACAAAACATATTTATTCAAAGTGATGATTTGATAACAACTATTTTAAATTTAATTAAATATCGTGATGATGCACGTAAAAACAAACAATGGTTATTAGCTGATGAAATACGTGATAAATTAGTGAGGATGGGTGTTATATTGGAAGATAGGTCTAATGAGACTACATGGCGTTTTAATAATATAAAGATAAAGATCAATTGATATAATAATAAGTATTATTATGTATTTTTATTTTTTTGTATTTAGATGTAAGATAATATAACAATAAATATTAAAACTACAATTTGTTGTTTTATTACACATGTATTTTATCATTTTTCGTAAGATGATTCATATGCTTGTAAAGTATTTTGAATTAACATAGCTACTGTCATGGGGCCTACTCCTCCAGGAACAGGAGTAATATAGGACGCTCGTTCTAAAGCACTTGGAAAATGTACATCTCCGACTATTTTCCCATTTTTTAGGAGATTAATGCCTACATCTATTACAATTGCTCCATATTTTATCCAATACCCTGGCACAAAGTTAGCCTTACCTACTGCAACTATTAATAAATCTGCATGTTTGACAAAATTCGGTAAATTGTTAGTGAAACGGTGTGTAATTGAAACTGTGCATCCGGCTAATAATAATTCTAGAACCATTGGTCTTCCTACTATATTCGAGGCTCCTATTATTACCGCATGAAGAAATAAAGTTTTTATATGATATATTTCAAGTAATTTTATAATACCTTGTGGAGTACAAGGTCGTAAAGTTGGTGCTCGTTGACATAATCGTCCTATATTATATGGATGAAATCCATCTACATCTTTATTTGGAGTAATTTTTTCTAAAATATTGATTTTGTTTATATGATTAGGCAGCGGCAGTTGTATTAAAATTCCATCTACATTTCTGTCAACATTTAGTGTATCAATTAATTTTATTAGTTCTATTTCATTTGTGGAAATGGGTAAGTTGTGACAAAAAGATGTAATACCTACTTCTTCACATGCTTTACGTTTATTATTTATATATATTTTTGAGCTTGGATTTTCCCCTATTAGTATCATTGCTAAACCTGGAGCACGTTTTTTTGCTTGTAATTTTGTTTTAATTCTTGCAGCTATTTGTTTTTTTATTTTTGTTGCAATTTGTGTACCATTGATAATTTTTGTTTTCATTTTTTGCAAGTTGTAATATTTATAAAATAATTCTTTCTATAATAATGTTTTTTAAAAAATAAACATTATAGAAGGATTATAATTTTGATTTATTTTTTATTTTTAATTTGT
The DNA window shown above is from Blochmannia endosymbiont of Camponotus (Colobopsis) obliquus and carries:
- the cysS gene encoding cysteine--tRNA ligase — encoded protein: MLKIFNTLTGKKEKFIPICSNQVNIYVCGVTVYDLCHIGHGRTFIVFDMIVRYLRFSGYKVNYIRNITDIDDKIIRHAYNNNETCQDLTNRMINAMHHDFDSLNILRPNHEPRVTCYINNIIEFICNLFAKGHAYVSCRGDVMFDVSSFKNYGILSSNKFAMKEINVCMQSTNIDKKRNAMDFVLWKMSKKDEPKWYSPWGSGRPGWHIECSTMHYIFLGKKIDIHGGGSDLKFPHHENELAQSMCAHDGFYVNVWVHSGMIVVNQKKMSKSFNNFLTIRDLLKLYDPETVRFFLLSTHYRKLVQYDINSFRRARLVLQKLYIALRDTDINAVPYGGENFVSEFVSKMNDDFNIPGVYSVLFNIAHEINCLKIKRSPNIHGMAATLRYLGNILGLLYYDSEYFLQNIFIQSDDLITTILNLIKYRDDARKNKQWLLADEIRDKLVRMGVILEDRSNETTWRFNNIKIKIN
- the dnaX gene encoding DNA polymerase III subunit gamma/tau is translated as MSYQVLARKWRPQVFTDVIGQQHVIKTITNSFLLGKMHHAYLFSGVRGIGKTTIARLFAKGLSCTKGITINPCRECKNCCDIERGCFIDLIEVDAATRTKVEDIRDLLSNIQYMPVCGKFKIYLIDEVHMLSRHSFNALLKILEEPPEHIKFILLTTEKHKLPVTVLSRCLQLHLKALDVIQICDYLMFILKQEGIEYDSDVLRLLSCAANGSVRDALTLVDQAIVLGMNKITSDVTRQMFGLLNSEQPILLLESLIYADSQLLMKQIAECAELGVDWEFLLIELLSLLQKLAVDQILSTKVNGIEGELKVLQRLRLLNNYLAPSDLQLLYQILLVGRQELPFAPNYRMGFEMTLLRALAFHPLISKDLVKETSISFVNKVECDMSYKDNIVNCNEKMGAMGDNLANAITEKSLPSNKLMLPELFDSKDILSSAATDNILSEDMVQLLQARAALTKLQNMKKHEQHLQSFSDSCRKSITSILGRFADINKRAMESSNTNVQTKCERSLIKSDVNNVCSIQIKSHVYDKKTLVDLMQEVITQDDWSAQINKLFLSDLARQLAIHSWKENLDSNVVCLHLRSDFYHLNSEVIRNELQEALSNNLNTVIELIIKIDNDTSFRTPFEWCQYVNNKQKALKNKDIIIQDMKIKKIQKVFDAELEDVNN
- a CDS encoding HHA domain-containing protein; translated protein: MKKIDYLMRLRKCRTLETLERVIEKNKYKLSDDELEIFNSAADHRLAELTMNKLYDKVPTSVWKYVR
- a CDS encoding adenylate kinase family protein, coding for MRIVLLGPPGSGKGTQSEFLANRYNIPQISIGKILRNIIQKKLYFSTSIKKFMESGELVPDHLVIDIINNYICQYNYYEKFVLDGFPRTLYQALTMKNKGIIVDVVVELVLSDASVIERIVGRRTHISSGRIYHIKFNPPKDDNYDDYTGEKLIIREDDQEDIAFKRLESYRKNTLPVIKYYSQEAQAGNLHYFSINGGCKISDIHRKLIKIIDACN
- a CDS encoding UDP-2,3-diacylglucosamine diphosphatase, yielding MSVLFIADIHLSVKKPNITDNFLNFLHNKAIYADELYILGDLFECWIGDDDPNPMYKKIAQEIKKLKKKLVPCYFIHGNRDFLLGQRYANLCGMTLLQEPYILEVSGNRIIISHGDRFCVNDKNYQYFKYIIRKLWLKKLFLTLPLSIRTYIVNLIRNKSSQSNNKKSKKNICINIQSMLHLLSQYKANILIHGHTHKAAIHTLINNNLGIFYRVNLGAWYKYGSIIEINKFGLSLIKFN
- the folD gene encoding bifunctional methylenetetrahydrofolate dehydrogenase/methenyltetrahydrofolate cyclohydrolase FolD; amino-acid sequence: MKTKIINGTQIATKIKKQIAARIKTKLQAKKRAPGLAMILIGENPSSKIYINNKRKACEEVGITSFCHNLPISTNEIELIKLIDTLNVDRNVDGILIQLPLPNHINKINILEKITPNKDVDGFHPYNIGRLCQRAPTLRPCTPQGIIKLLEIYHIKTLFLHAVIIGASNIVGRPMVLELLLAGCTVSITHRFTNNLPNFVKHADLLIVAVGKANFVPGYWIKYGAIVIDVGINLLKNGKIVGDVHFPSALERASYITPVPGGVGPMTVAMLIQNTLQAYESSYEK
- the apt gene encoding adenine phosphoribosyltransferase; its protein translation is MNVINQRLMVIKQSIRSIPNYPKPGILFRDITGLLENPSAYSDSIMLLAHYYRSHNFTKIVGIEARGFLFSAPVALILKLGCVLARKPGKLPFSTISEKYFLEYGTGQLEMHKNSIYPGDKVLVIDDVLATGGTVEATVKMVRRLGGEVQDAAFLINLKDFGGETLLANIGIKCYSLLIFLLIIIIS